A genomic stretch from Chitinophagaceae bacterium includes:
- a CDS encoding OsmC family protein has product MIRHATAVWNGSGKEGNGHLTTQSTVLTKTQYSYLSRFENGVGTNPEELIAAAHAGCFVMKLSFILGAAGFTPESLETKCEISLIEGVVTKSHLILTAKVPGISKEKFDECVKDAEANCPISALLGKGLAISSDATLV; this is encoded by the coding sequence ATGATACGTCACGCAACCGCCGTTTGGAATGGCTCAGGAAAAGAAGGTAACGGTCACCTTACAACACAAAGCACCGTTTTAACTAAAACACAATACTCATATCTCTCCCGTTTTGAAAACGGCGTGGGCACCAACCCGGAAGAATTAATTGCAGCTGCACATGCGGGCTGCTTTGTAATGAAGCTGAGTTTTATCTTAGGCGCTGCCGGATTTACACCGGAGTCTTTAGAAACAAAGTGTGAAATATCTCTGATAGAAGGCGTGGTAACCAAATCACATCTTATCTTAACGGCTAAAGTTCCCGGCATCAGCAAAGAAAAATTTGATGAGTGTGTAAAAGATGCTGAAGCTAACTGTCCTATTTCTGCATTACTGGGAAAAGGTTTGGCAATCAGCAGCGATGCAACATTGGTATAA
- a CDS encoding ATP-binding protein, translating into MLKKIVVIGPESTGKSVLCEQLARHYHTIWCPEYAREYLIVLGRKYNYDDLLVIAQKQEELAEKYTADAAQKKYTSIFFDTDMHVMKVWSEVVFGKCHPWILEHAATQQSDLYLLCKPDIPWIDDGVREYPELQVRKDLYKIYKEILSKQRKPWIEIGGNYEHRFETAVVAVDAVLK; encoded by the coding sequence ATGTTGAAAAAAATTGTCGTCATTGGCCCCGAATCCACCGGAAAGTCAGTTCTGTGTGAACAGCTTGCCCGGCACTATCATACAATATGGTGCCCGGAGTATGCAAGGGAATATTTAATTGTACTTGGAAGAAAGTATAATTATGATGATCTCCTTGTTATAGCACAGAAGCAGGAAGAGTTGGCAGAAAAATATACAGCAGATGCCGCTCAGAAAAAATACACTTCTATTTTCTTTGATACAGACATGCATGTGATGAAAGTGTGGAGCGAAGTTGTATTTGGTAAATGCCATCCGTGGATTCTTGAACATGCAGCCACTCAGCAAAGCGATCTCTACCTTCTTTGCAAACCCGATATTCCATGGATCGATGATGGTGTGCGGGAGTACCCTGAATTACAGGTTCGGAAGGACTTATATAAAATCTATAAGGAAATACTTTCCAAACAAAGAAAACCCTGGATTGAAATCGGCGGAAATTATGAACACCGTTTTGAAACAGCAGTTGTAGCAGTAGATGCGGTACTGAAATAA
- a CDS encoding M23 family metallopeptidase, producing MKLIGLIIFVFIPLFLFAQQQYSIHDLKSGKFKADTSYIYQLPFSKHKKVFLIQAYESNLSHKGEVALDFKIKKGTKICAAREGTVIAARGDSDKGGLKPENLSDGNFISIQHSDGSVAHYWHLQKEGALVKVGDVVVRGQLIGLSGNTGYSAFPHLHFEVNQNGKQIPTRFQTKKGAKYLRPSKFYRAV from the coding sequence ATGAAACTTATCGGTTTAATTATATTCGTTTTTATCCCGCTGTTTCTTTTTGCTCAGCAACAATATAGTATTCATGATCTGAAGTCAGGTAAATTCAAAGCTGATACCAGTTATATTTACCAGCTTCCGTTTTCCAAACACAAAAAAGTATTTCTTATACAGGCTTATGAAAGCAACCTAAGTCATAAAGGAGAAGTTGCTCTTGATTTCAAAATTAAAAAAGGTACAAAAATCTGTGCAGCAAGAGAGGGAACAGTAATTGCGGCAAGAGGAGATTCAGATAAAGGCGGATTGAAACCTGAGAATTTATCTGATGGAAATTTTATCAGCATTCAGCATAGTGATGGATCAGTTGCACACTACTGGCATTTGCAGAAAGAGGGCGCTTTAGTAAAAGTTGGCGATGTTGTTGTCAGAGGTCAGTTGATTGGACTGAGTGGTAATACAGGTTATTCTGCATTTCCCCATCTTCATTTTGAGGTGAATCAAAACGGGAAACAAATACCCACCAGGTTTCAAACAAAAAAAGGCGCAAAATATTTGCGCCCTTCGAAGTTTTATCGTGCAGTGTAA
- a CDS encoding carboxypeptidase-like regulatory domain-containing protein has translation MRSFKTMLLLIVVNISAANAFSQNTFLLKGTIVDEETNSPLVYASIGMLNRPVGTISDTVGNYFFEISNEYVNDTLQVSHAGYETKKLLLSEFAKQDDKTIKLVKRVISLQEIVLSNRSGEEESFGRNASGKLMQVSLHNKTSADMTVGSEMGIRIKPKSPALLKNINWYISANNFRSIKFRVNVYSVKNNMPDSLSTDKQIFGTVGEYITGWIQLDLEPYNIKVDKDFIITIQWIESKTDNKDKPVTMIPAAVSFSKDTYVRIASQDKWKRMGLKLSYFVTVVY, from the coding sequence ATGCGCTCCTTCAAAACAATGCTGCTGTTGATAGTTGTTAACATCAGCGCAGCGAATGCGTTTTCTCAAAATACGTTTCTGTTAAAAGGTACAATTGTGGATGAAGAAACAAACTCACCGCTTGTATACGCAAGCATTGGCATGCTGAACAGACCGGTTGGTACCATTTCTGATACAGTGGGCAATTATTTTTTTGAAATCAGCAACGAATACGTAAACGATACTTTACAGGTAAGTCATGCAGGGTATGAAACAAAAAAGCTTTTACTTTCTGAATTTGCAAAGCAAGACGACAAAACAATCAAGCTTGTAAAAAGAGTTATTTCATTGCAGGAAATTGTATTGTCAAACAGAAGTGGTGAAGAAGAAAGCTTCGGGCGAAATGCTTCAGGAAAATTGATGCAGGTATCGCTGCATAACAAAACCTCAGCCGACATGACGGTGGGCTCTGAAATGGGGATAAGGATCAAACCAAAATCACCGGCTTTGCTAAAAAATATAAACTGGTATATTTCGGCAAACAATTTTCGTTCAATTAAATTCAGGGTAAATGTTTACTCTGTGAAAAACAACATGCCCGACAGTCTTTCGACAGATAAACAGATTTTTGGTACTGTAGGCGAGTACATAACAGGATGGATACAGCTTGATCTTGAACCGTATAACATAAAAGTTGATAAGGATTTTATTATTACCATTCAGTGGATCGAGAGTAAAACAGACAATAAAGACAAACCAGTAACAATGATTCCGGCGGCAGTTTCATTTTCAAAAGACACTTACGTCCGTATTGCAAGCCAGGATAAATGGAAGCGGATGGGGCTAAAGTTGAGTTATTTTGTAACGGTAGTTTATTAG
- a CDS encoding nicotinamide mononucleotide transporter translates to METIWQQFITGMQQTTALEYIAVASGIASVWYSRKENILVYPVGLVNTVIYIWLSFKGHLFGEATVNFYYTVMSIYGWILWAKRDATQHAAVKIQFSDKRWWGYQLAFFAAFYIALYFSLQYLKENFAPGAIPWADAFAAATAFTGMWLMTKKKVESWYWWIATNIASIPLYFVKQYVFTSVYYFILLIMAVFGFLEWMRKSKIT, encoded by the coding sequence ATGGAAACGATCTGGCAACAATTTATAACAGGCATGCAGCAAACAACAGCGTTGGAATACATTGCTGTTGCTTCGGGAATTGCAAGTGTTTGGTACAGCCGAAAAGAAAATATACTTGTATATCCTGTTGGGTTAGTTAACACGGTCATTTATATCTGGCTCAGTTTTAAGGGTCATTTGTTTGGCGAAGCCACAGTGAACTTTTATTATACAGTCATGAGTATTTATGGTTGGATTCTTTGGGCAAAGAGAGACGCAACTCAACACGCAGCTGTAAAGATTCAGTTTTCAGATAAGCGCTGGTGGGGTTATCAACTGGCCTTTTTTGCTGCTTTTTATATTGCACTTTATTTTTCACTTCAGTACCTGAAAGAAAACTTTGCGCCGGGAGCTATTCCCTGGGCCGATGCGTTTGCTGCGGCAACAGCTTTCACAGGCATGTGGTTAATGACCAAAAAGAAGGTGGAAAGCTGGTACTGGTGGATTGCCACCAATATTGCTTCTATTCCCCTGTACTTCGTTAAACAATATGTTTTTACCAGCGTTTATTATTTTATCTTATTGATCATGGCAGTTTTTGGCTTTCTGGAATGGATGCGAAAGAGTAAAATTACATAG